Proteins co-encoded in one Polluticoccus soli genomic window:
- a CDS encoding Mrp/NBP35 family ATP-binding protein yields MITKEAVLSALSNVQDPDLGKDLVTLNMVRDIEIDGKNVSFTVVLTTPACPMKEMIEKACVNAILHLVDKDAKVKVHMTANVVTNRKDNKAVLPGVKNIIMVASGKGGVGKSTVAVNLALGLAQEGASVGLLDADIYGPSVPIMLGMRDERPKMTDVNGKGMIVPIERHGIKAMSIGLLIDEKQAVIWRGPMASSALKQFISDVYWQELDYLVIDLPPGTGDVHLTLAQAVPVTGAVIVSTPQAVAAADARKAIMMFKQPQINIPILGVVENMAYFTPAELPENKYYIFGKGGAKQMAEQFELPFLGEVPLVQSVREGGDSGLPAILDETNPAREVFLELAQNVARNVSIRNANLEPTKVVAVG; encoded by the coding sequence ATGATAACCAAAGAGGCTGTATTGAGTGCATTAAGTAACGTGCAGGATCCGGATCTGGGTAAAGACCTTGTTACCCTCAATATGGTGCGCGATATAGAGATCGACGGGAAGAATGTTTCTTTCACTGTAGTGCTTACAACGCCCGCTTGCCCGATGAAAGAAATGATCGAGAAAGCGTGTGTGAATGCAATACTTCACCTGGTAGATAAAGATGCGAAAGTGAAGGTGCACATGACAGCAAACGTTGTCACCAACCGCAAAGACAACAAAGCTGTTTTACCTGGTGTGAAGAACATAATCATGGTTGCTTCTGGCAAAGGTGGTGTTGGTAAATCAACAGTAGCCGTAAACCTCGCATTGGGTCTGGCACAGGAAGGTGCTTCAGTAGGTTTGCTGGATGCTGATATCTACGGTCCATCTGTGCCTATCATGTTAGGTATGCGTGATGAGCGTCCTAAGATGACGGATGTGAATGGCAAAGGCATGATCGTGCCGATAGAACGCCATGGTATCAAGGCCATGTCGATCGGTTTGCTGATAGATGAAAAGCAAGCAGTGATCTGGCGCGGACCAATGGCGAGCTCTGCACTGAAACAATTCATCAGTGACGTATACTGGCAAGAACTAGATTACCTGGTGATCGACTTACCACCCGGTACCGGCGATGTACACCTAACACTGGCGCAAGCAGTGCCTGTAACAGGCGCAGTGATCGTGTCTACACCACAAGCTGTAGCAGCTGCAGATGCACGCAAAGCGATCATGATGTTCAAACAACCGCAGATCAACATTCCGATATTGGGTGTGGTAGAGAACATGGCTTATTTCACACCAGCAGAACTGCCGGAAAACAAATACTACATCTTCGGCAAAGGCGGCGCCAAACAAATGGCGGAACAATTCGAACTGCCATTCTTAGGTGAAGTGCCGTTAGTACAAAGCGTACGCGAAGGTGGAGATAGTGGGTTGCCCGCCATTCTTGATGAAACAAATCCAGCACGCGAAGTATTCCTGGAACTGGCGCAGAACGTGGCCCGCAACGTGTCTATCCGCAACGCCAACCTGGAACCAACAAAAGTAGTAGCAGTAGGATAA
- a CDS encoding carboxypeptidase-like regulatory domain-containing protein gives MLSKIWLYSLALICFVLFASKSFGQDPFENIIQINGVTMTADSLRAVPGVTVLVKNKNRGVESSPMGVFSIVAYKGDTLQFSAVGYRFKEYAIPTDLKGHYFSLIQLMVQDTFYLPETIIRALPTKAQFEYAFRHWSVPDDALETARKNTDALTLRALAYTLPRDGRENQAVYQQIQSVQAMYYGQRPPMNIFSPLSWAEFFDAWKRGDYRRRK, from the coding sequence ATGCTGTCGAAGATATGGTTATATAGCCTGGCACTTATTTGCTTTGTCCTGTTCGCTTCCAAAAGCTTTGGTCAGGATCCGTTTGAGAACATCATCCAGATAAATGGTGTGACCATGACCGCAGATAGCCTACGTGCCGTCCCCGGTGTCACCGTGTTGGTGAAGAACAAGAATCGTGGTGTCGAATCCAGCCCAATGGGCGTGTTCTCCATAGTTGCTTATAAAGGCGATACCCTGCAATTCTCTGCAGTTGGCTACCGTTTTAAGGAGTATGCCATTCCCACAGATCTGAAAGGCCACTATTTCTCATTGATACAGCTGATGGTGCAGGATACCTTTTACCTACCCGAGACCATCATTCGTGCATTGCCGACCAAAGCGCAATTCGAGTACGCGTTCAGACACTGGAGTGTACCCGATGATGCCCTGGAAACTGCCCGCAAGAACACGGATGCGCTAACGCTGCGCGCACTTGCGTATACGCTTCCCCGCGATGGTCGCGAGAATCAGGCGGTTTATCAGCAAATACAGTCCGTGCAGGCTATGTACTATGGCCAGCGCCCACCTATGAATATTTTCAGTCCACTATCGTGGGCCGAGTTTTTCGATGCGTGGAAACGCGGCGATTACCGCAGGCGGAAATAA
- a CDS encoding DinB family protein: protein MEYSIAKALPILEKTPALLTFWLQGLDDEWISNNEGEEAWSPYDVVGHLIHGERTDWMARIKKTLSDHDKEYVPFDRFAQFEESKGKTLDQLLAEFTIARKQNLEELTSLNISEQDLFKTAIHPSFGIVTLRQLLSTWVAHDLSHIGQIARVMAKQYKEEVGPWSEYLTIMHR from the coding sequence ATGGAATACTCGATCGCTAAAGCACTACCTATCCTCGAAAAGACACCTGCCTTGCTAACATTCTGGCTGCAGGGTTTGGACGATGAATGGATATCTAACAACGAAGGCGAAGAAGCCTGGAGTCCATACGATGTGGTAGGCCACCTGATACACGGTGAGCGCACCGATTGGATGGCACGTATCAAAAAGACGTTGAGCGATCACGACAAAGAGTATGTTCCCTTCGATCGCTTTGCACAGTTTGAAGAAAGTAAAGGAAAAACACTCGATCAGCTACTTGCAGAGTTTACCATCGCCCGAAAACAGAACCTGGAAGAATTAACCTCACTCAACATCTCTGAACAGGATCTTTTCAAAACAGCCATTCATCCCTCATTTGGCATTGTTACTTTAAGGCAGCTACTATCTACATGGGTCGCGCACGATCTGTCGCATATAGGTCAGATAGCACGGGTAATGGCTAAGCAGTATAAGGAGGAAGTGGGACCATGGTCAGAATACCTGACCATCATGCACAGGTAA